Within Lepus europaeus isolate LE1 chromosome 8, mLepTim1.pri, whole genome shotgun sequence, the genomic segment ttgtttatctactcatttatttatttaaaaaggagagagagcgcACGCTTGAGTGTGCTGCTATCTCTGATTCACTTCCGGAATGGCTTCAACAGTCagaaggctgaagctgggagcttgtaACTCCATCCTagcttcccacatgtgtggcaggggccaatCATTTGGACCATATTTTGTTGCCTTtgtgggtgcattagcaggaagctgtattggaagtcaagcagctgcGGCTTGAATCTGCACTctggatgtgggatgccagtatcccaaactgtggcttaacctgcggcaCCATGAAGTGAGCCACCAGAAACTCTTCTTACTCcatcttttctctgtctgtctctgtctttgtctctctctcactcccattccctcttccttctcaccACTCCCTTCCCCAATGAATAATGTTTTGTGTCTAAAATATactgcaaattaaaataaacatgctGGTTAGAAGAAAGAGGCAGATTTCTAAAGTAGGATTAGAAGAAATTGTaagattctgattttaaaaatagagatacATTATCTTCCAACATGCTGTGTCTCACTCACATATGGTATCAGGCAATATGTGCTTGGTTGTCCCGTCACATGTgctccagcccttgtggacaTACACCAGACACCCAGAGCATTTGAATCATGGAATAATCTGAGAGGCCCGTGAGGTCATTTCAAGCAGCTTTCTGCCAGGGTTGCATTGTTCCTTACCAAAGAGCTCAAAAGCCATTGCCTCCTTGGGATTCAAATAGCTTATGCTAAACAGATCTTCCTTTGGGCTTACTGTTCATCTTACTTGAGAtctgtaacatttctttttttcttatattcttcatttattttagttttcattttcctaatctTTATATAGAATTTAATCTCATCCTTTTAGATTCTGGTATGACTGAAGCTTAGGCAATAACAAGATGACGATATTTTCATCAAAACATTCCTTTGAGACATTCCATTTTCTAGGTGGTCAGAGAGCATTGCCTGATTGGATTAGTCTATTATGCTAGGCAGTCCTTCAGGGCCAATTAGAAGCCTTCTGTGTCCCAGCTGTCCATCTACACACCTAGAGTAGAACTGCTCAGTCACATTCCTCCCTCTGCAAATGTGTCCCCTGGAACTACTCTTTGGAAAGCTGTTCTGTCTTGGGTAGCCAAAGTAAAGCTATTTATAAAGTGGGGTCCACTTCTCCATTTTTATGTGAGTATAAAACACCTTACACTTCAAAAATCTACTGTTTCATCCTATCCCACGTTGATTGGCTTGGGCAATTTTTATATTGGATTCAAAAGAGATACATCTCTTGCAATAAAAATTCACCAGTATATGTGCAATAAAAAGAATACTAGTGTGATGTTTATTGGTTTGTAAATCTACTAGGATGTAAAGAACGAGGTGCTGCTTTCGTATTGACCACCATTTCCATCCTTAACAGAAGTTCCAGTTCTACTTCCCAGTACCTGTAACGACAGGCAGTTCTGTATTTAATTTGGACTTAATTTTATAGGACGAAATTTTGACATATGAAGACTCTTACATATCAATGTCATCAGCCTATGAAAAGATAGAGTTCCTATTCTGATGTATTTTTCAACCTTATGTTCTGATCAACCACTTTCTTAAAACATTCTCATAGGTGCTTAGGTCACTCATAGTAGTCTGTTTTGAGGTTGaaccttttaaaattacatagaaaCTAAAACCTTGACTTTAGACCACTAAtggattgttttctttcttttaaaacaattaactCTAAGCTGAGCTTGAGCTCAGATATCTGATTCTGTGGTATTTTGAGATATTAGTCTGTGAagtttttccctctgcctttaCCCTTTGTGTTCCATTACCCATCAGTTCAGGGGATGACTGTATGATGCCAAACCCAAATGGTAGGACAGAGAGCAGAAACAGCTTGCAAATCCTAAGGGCTAAAAGGatgataataattattttaaagagccATGAGGTGGAAAGGATTTTCCTCGGGCACATCTTTAATTCTTCCTTAGATAAGGAGAGTTGGAGGAGGGTATGACCTCGGGAACACATTGGCCCTGGCCCTGATTCTTAGCAGCATATTGATCAAATCTCACAGAGGAGTGGTTTCCTAGGGCATCTTGTTTGGTGGGATTATTAAAGGCAACCTTGCAGTAGCATTCCTTGCATGGTAGGAATCAGCAGGAGCCTTTGGACATGTTGAAGCCGGGCTGAGAGGTAACTGTGTGCACCAGACTCGGCAAACGTTTCCTGTGGTTTAATAGATGCTACAGGTAAACACAGCCCAGCAGCCCTTGTTGCTGCCTACAACGTCCTTGAACTTTGACTTCGCTTGTTGGGGAAACTCCTGTGATGCTTGAGCATAATTTTCCTGCTGGGTCATGGGGATGACAGCTTGAAATGTAGATTAAATTGCTTTGTAGAAGTGTTGGTTATTTCTCACATGCTTGAGTTTTGTAGCCTGAGATTTATATTCCCTGTGCATGAATATTGTTCTCTTAAATCACTGCTCCAGTGAGAAAAATTAGATTAATAAGTATAAGTCctagagtcttttttttaatgatttatttatttatctgaaaggcagagttacagagaggcaagtggcaaagatggagagagagaggtcttctatctgctggttcactccccaaatggcttcaatggctggagctgggcctatttgaagccaggagccaagagcttcttctgggtctctgtttTGACCAGATAGTGATATAGCCAAGAGCTGTGCACAGACTTCAATATTAGAGGATCGATTCACGAATAAACATACTCATATCCATGAAAGTAGaaagataagatttatttacagagaCTCCTGTCCCTTAGAAACTTACAATCCTAACACCAGAATAAAGCACCATGGGCAACGCATGTAGCATTCGGGAAGCAATCAGTGCCGCTTCATTTGTTACTCTTCTTACTTTTATATCCTTTCTTTATGTAATCCCTTACCTAGCCTTAACCTTAGCAGTGTTTGCCAATTGGCCAGaggcaaatatttttgaagttgtCTGTGAACTGGCCTGGACAGGGCCATATTCCCACACAATTTGATTAGAACATTGTTTGGAAGAAAAGAGGGCGCCCTCTATTCCccaaacagcctctgtgttcactGAAGGTTGTACAGACTCATCTCCTTATCTTGTTTACTTCTTTTCCTTGAGTCAAACTTTTTCCTTCTACTTTTATCAgtactttttcattctctttacagtctcccacatgggtgcaggggtccaaggacttgggccatcttccactgctttcccaggtgcattagcagggagctggactggaaatggaatagccgggactcgaaccagcaccacaggtggcagccttgtatgctatgccacggtgctcgCCACTGTCCTAGAGTCTTAAAAGGTACCACTTTCTGGGACATAACTCTAGTGTGTCCTCTTTATATGTTATGtatctaagtatttttttaaggagAATAACAAAACAATAACACCTTCCTGTCCTTACTCAAGTAGCTTCCTCACAATTCTGGCCTTAGGACACCAAACAATAGATGCAGCTCTTTTATAGGAGACATTATCTTGTAGCATTTTGAGTCCTTAGCAGAATGAGAGAAGAATGCAGGCATTATTTCCGATTTTATTTATAGTCCATTTACATTTCTGTCTTTCAGGATATATCATCAgggtgactgagaaagagatttgttttttaaggaaataattttcaTCCAAACATTCAATAAGAGGACTTATTATTTTGTGTAaactaacttttttaaaaaaattcatttatttacttcaatttttgttttaaaatcaaagagagacgagagagagagagagagagagagagagagagagagagagagagagagagaaacacagagacagacagacaaagatatctcccatctactggttcattccccgaatgtctgcaacaaccagagttggTTCAGGCCAAGGCTAGGATCTAGGAATTCAgttcgagtctcccacatggatggcagagactcataGTCTTgtgcctgcctgggtgcacattagcagaaagctggaacaggAAGTTGGCTGGGATctgaattcaggcactctgatatgggatgtgggaatcccaagtgtTATGTTAATAACtctgccaaatacctgccctatGAATTGACATTTCCATATATACTTTTTGATACATATTGttcttaaaagtaaaatgattatgtgtatgtgtgtgtatttggtaGGGGGAGAGAGTTTTCTTCTtagcttttttttctgttgttttaactTTAAAGCAAATGGAGAAAACACAGTGGACTCTACACAGGATTGAGAGAGGCACAAATTACTGACTTCTCTTCTTTCCTACACTCAAGTGTTGATAAAATGTGTACAGTTTAGACAGGTTGAAATGTATATAATGGAGTATTTAGCTTGGGAATTTTTATGCCATGTCAAATCTGGGTGATTCATATTCAATAGACAACAATGTATGTTTGGATTTAGCTACCATTTAGATTTCACGGTAAAATTTGTCAAAGGCCTTCTCACTCACACTGTCTTCTCAAGAGTAGTGGCATAAATCAGGgaccattttgaaaatttttgtcaATCATGAGGATTTTCAGGAGATCCTGGGAGGAAACCTGGTAGTCTTATCCTAATGCCCTGTTATTGTGGCTCTTGATATTGAGCATCTTGCCAGTGCACCTGCCTGCCAGTATGCACACCTGTATATGCATTTGTGTCTTGACTAGGAAGCCCCTAGGAGAAATACAAGACAATAAGGAACATAGGGCTGACCTGTTACTTGAGAGTGAGGAAAATCTacagaaaagtaaatgaaaactttcaaaaggaaggaaagatacaCATGAGGGATGTCAGatttaccaaataaaaatataggttccccagttaaattttaattagaTGTAAGTAATActtgtaaatgtttaaaaataaaagtaaaattgccTAGACATGCCATGCTTAAAAATTATCAGGAACTTGAGTGTATTGGAAAAGCTGCATTTTATCTGGAAACCCAAAGGAGAGGTGCTTCCTGGATGGCTTCTTTTTGAGGGGTAAGGTGTAAGCGACTCCCTCTGAGCGGTCAGATGAAGAATCTAGAAAGAGTGTGAGAGGCCCAGTATAAATTGGGGAAAATCTCACCTCTAGTGAGAGAAGGAGCGTGGTGATGCTAGGATGCTGGTGTTCCTGGAAGGAATTCCTGAGCTATCTTTTCCTGAAAGACAGGTCAGTCAATGGATGGAGAACAGAAAATCTTTTAGGAGCTGGTTCCTGGAATGACAGTTTTATAAGTGAAGCATCGCCAACAGTGACAAAAGGCAGTGAATGTTGAGAGTGGTTTTTCTTAGGTGAAAAGAAGAAGCAAGGACAGTGAAAATACCCAGGTTGGTTATCACTGACTCCCCTTCTTATCCTCCCTCTCACTTCTTGTCCAGGAGAAATAAGGGAGATTCAGACAGAATTGGATCCCTCAGTGCTTTGCAAGTAAGAGTGAGTAGAcagggtctctttttttttttcttgatttaggcccccccccttttttttgcaATCATGCATGTTTATGTGTAATACATTTCTCCTCACATAGTGATAAATAGTCTAAATTTACCCCTTAGCTTGGTGATTTAAGGGAGCAATAACTTAGAGAAGTGAAAGAATGCAAAATTTTGAATGGCGTGAAAACCAGTATCTtggttatttttagtttttggttGCATGTCTTTGCTCTCTTACTCTGAGTTCTGCAAATCTATAATCCAcagtaattaatttaaattttcttttgatgtCAGCAGTTTTTGGTTTAAACACCAAACTCCCCACACACCACAGATTTCTTGCTTTAATCCACGAGGGTAATCAGCATTTCATATTCTCCCTCATGTGCTTGCTATTAGTCTGTCTCTAAATTCTGTTCTCAATTACCACAGATAGGTAAATATATGTAGAGCAGAAACTTGTTAATTTGTAACTTAAAGACTGGAAAACAATGGGTTTAAATTAATTGGATATCTAGTATTTTTAAAGTTGCAGAACAACCAAACATTAACCAGGCTAGGGAAGAACAATTGTTGTACCTTATGTCTTGTGCTATTTTATATGAAAACAGTGGCTTATGTAGGACTCCTGAGTTAGATCACAACTATGTGTTTTTATGCAGCTGTGTATTTTGGTACTGGTTGTAAGCCAATATGCCAAAGCTAATTTGCAAAACATCAATTTACAAAAGTTGATTTACTGTGGGACTTGTTCACTGGCATATAAAGTTTTTTGGAGATACAGATTTTTAGTTCCTGTGTCTACCATATTTTGTGCAAATGGATGTTTCTCTTAAATATAGTTTACTGACTTCTTTATTTATGTGGATCTAGGTTCATTTTTGCCTCTATTGGCAAAATGGTGAAAGTGATCTTTTAGGTTAAAATATTACATCACCTTAAAGCATTCATTTGTGCCTTTGACTCTGGGGAATGTTAGAACAAGGGAAAAACATCAGCCCATCCATGAAGCTTGGAATCTGGctttgtcttttgggggctgtGTGATCTTTAACAAGCATTTCATCTTTGAAAGGCTTTAGTTTTCTCACCTGAACATGTTATCACTTATTACAACTGAAAAATGGCTCTGCAGGAAAGGAAGAAGATCAATTACATTGTACATACAATAGAGCAAACCTTGTGGTCCTCTTTCCTTTGCATGTGTGTATTGGGTTGCCTTTACTATCACCATGTGCTACTTACATGTGTCGTAACGGATATAGGATACATGGTTCTCAGGTCCTTCCCTGATATTCTATGCTTTTATTATCTTCTGACACATGAGAACTGCTGTATTAGGGGTTAAGGTTTCTATGATCTGATGGAGTTTCTACTGGATAGCTCTCTAGGAGACTTACAGTACAGATTTGAATAATGTGATTTAGCTAAAtgagatataaaatcaacatcctTAGAATGCCTTTACTAGTAAACTCAACTCTTTGatgccaaaataaaattatttcacatgTGTTTACTCTTCACACATTCATCCACTCCATTGTTCAACAATATCCATTGCATGCCTACCACATATAGAGTAGATCTGGAGCTCTAGGGGTGCATTTTCACCAAGAGCCCACAGTATTTTCAGAAGATAGTCACACAGTCAGACAAGCAAGTATAATGTAGTGCAATGGTTTCCTTATAAGTTATACACATGATTAAACTGGATTTGCCAACTGTTAGAATGCCACTCCTTCCTTTGCCCCTTAATTGGATTCTTTCACTATGGCTCACCATACTGCTTCCTAATGGACTTGCTCGTATGGCAATAGCTGACTTGCTTTTCCCACAAATAGCACATCTACAAGCTACATAATGCCTGGGTAGGGTAGGCATTAAGCAACACCTCATAGAGAACATGATACCTAACCTTATTGATACAAtcttttcttccaaataattTGAATCCAATATACAGAGAATGTCAGTCAGTTGATATTGGGATGAGAAGCTGGAAGATGAGGAGTAACAATGACAGAGCATGAGAAACAGGCCTATCATAGTCTTGTTTCTGAGGATGGTAAGCTAAACCATGAATACTGGCCTGGGTTCTGAATGCTATTCTATTTCCGGAGCCATGCTCCACCTTGTGTGGGGGACTGGCTAGGTGAGTCTAGGGCAAAACCGTGAggctttcttttctcatttagaGTCCTGTTCTTACAACAAATGCCCACTGATTTGTAGCTAAGTGAGTTTCTGCTTTTGACAATAAGAAAGTTCAAATATAAAGTCTTATGGTATGATGAAAGAGGGAGTCCTGACTCTGCATGATAGAGGAGAATGTGCTTCACCCGAGACTTGAAGCATAGAGAGGTCAGAAGATCAATTGTTCAAGTGCAAAGAGGAAACAGTGAACAAGCCAAGCTCAAAAAGAAGCTACAGTTTAGCATGAATGGTGCAGGAGAGCTGTGTGTGGGTGTAGGATACGAAAATGGACTCTCACATAACGACTAGAttgtgaagatttttattttatgacaggTGAAAGAAGCAACTGTGAGAATTTTTAAACAAGCACAGcatggaaaataatttattaaaattaattctggAGAGTAAAAGTTGAGTTAGTGGGTCATTTGAACAGTGCAAGTGAGTTCTAGGAGCTGTAACTAGGGCAGAATCAGTGGGGGATAATTATAAAAGTGATTATAAGGCAATAGAGTGAACAAGATTTGGTAATTGATTAGTCATGAGGGAAGATTCAGGAATAATGTCCAGGATTTTCGGTCTGGGTGAAGAAGCTAATAATTCTTGAACAATAGAACAGGGGAGATGCAAGTTTCAGTTCTCTTAGATTTGAGGGACAAAGATGTGTGATTGTCTCTATATTTTGAGGTCTAAATTAATaacggaagactctctctctctctctctctctctctctctatatatatatatatatatatatatatatatatatataatggtacACAGATCTCTTAGCTCCATAATGAATCCAGTATtgctcaactttttaaaaattactgttctCTAATTATGGAGATCCCTCAGTTTGGAGTTACAGTAGTTGACGGTTGCTTAAGAAACCAGTACTGCTTTTTGCTGTCCTTTGTCTTTGAGGGTACTCATGGATGTGGCTGCTTAGGGCACAACCATTTCAAGCTATCTCTCCCTAATGAGTGCCATCAGACACTGTGCAAGACTGTACAGTGTGGCGGAGGAGGGGAGGCAAAATGACAGCAAACAAAAGCTTCTCTTTGCTTTGGTTTCCTCTTGTTGCATCCTCTCTGACTCTAAAGGTAAGCTAATGGCCTTGGTTTTCCATCCTGTCTAGATTTTTTGTCTCAGGGAGAAGTTGAGTTGGGTTCTGAAGCGAAGGGTGTCTTGTATGACTTCCAGGCGCCCACTCTTATCCTCTCTGCTTCCTTTGTTCTCTCAATAGTTTCTAGGTTcccttagtggtttttttttttttttttttttttttttttttttttttactatacaaTGGTGAAGTTGTTTACCACTAGAAGGAGTTCATCGGGTGAAATTTACCCAGGGCTCACTTAAAACTGATGTTGCACGCATGCATGAATTGCTTCCAGGGTTACTCACTCCTTTAGCTTTTGCTGAGGAATCTGTCAGTCAAATCTGTAGCTGCTGACAGCAACTTTTGAAGACTCTTTTCTCTTAACCATAATGCATTAAACACTTTGAAAACAGATAAGCTAAGATTTTCTCACAGTCTGTTGTGCATGTTTCCTTTCTATACACTTCAATATAATGAAATTCTCATGTTGTGCAAAGAGAATTGTGGCATAAAACACATCAGGTTTTATTCTTTCTCACTTTATCCCTATGTATGGATCCCCACAAATTCCCGATATATTGGGTTAGTGTGATAATAAGTTCCAATTTTAAAGCTTGAAAGTCCTTAATATGATCCATAACTCAACAGAAGTTTCCCTTGTGAAAAAATGTGATGTGATGTTTCTGTTTGCTTCTATTCTCTTTTGTGTTGCTCATCTCCCCCATTAGCATGAGTCCAGCATTTTGAAACCAGGAGCGCCattaaaaatcatcttttaaagaaGGGAATACCATCACTGTGATTGCAATACCCGAGGAGAAGCTAAGTAGAAAGTGGCTTTATGAAGATGAATTACTGTTGCAAAAAGAACTGTGACACTGATAAATATTAAAGAGCCACTGTTGCCCCCatggaaatcattttatttagttGCTTGGAAAACCtattctctgtccttctcttcccttttatttctgtgttgatttACATGACAAGAAAGTCTCTGGTCCTTGGGAGCTTGTCTGCTCCTGCCACTGTTCTCTGTTTCCAGTCATCACCCTCTCTTTGCTGAGGAGATGAGTGACAATGAAGTGAGGAGTAAATGGCTACTGGAGCAGATGAACTCTGAGAAACAAAGATCCCCTTTTCATGCAAATTGCATAGTAATTTAACatgaaggaagaaaaaacctCAGGGCACAAGATATCCAGAGTACTGGATAGTATTGGAGGTTCTTCCGTGCAGCCTTGATGTCTCTTTAAAGAGTGTTATCTTTCAAAGCATCTCACTCCcttttacataaaatgaaaacacatttccAATTTCAAAAGGACATTGAGGAACTTAAAACTCAACCTGAATCACAGGCCTGGGTGTGTCCTCACACCACCagtctcctctgtgtctcctttaACTCTGTCACTCATTCCTCCAAAGAATGTACCTGCCCATGCTTACATTTTGCCCAAGCTGTCCATTCCACCTGGGAGTAGGAggctttcttccctttctttttttacttaaactttctctgcctttcaaagtttaACTCAAACCTTACTCTCTTTCCCTACAGATTGAATGATCCGTTTTCAGAATTCCCATTGTAGTTTTTGATAGCACTTATCATTTTTCATACAAGTAGGATGCTATCCAAATTTGTTCAGGAGAGTAACCATGTATTATAATAAATTGCTGCTTATCTATAGCCCTTGATGTAGTAACAGATATAGCATATGTATTTGTTAAATGTACTAGCTGTTACTGAAGCATTACTAAACGGagaaggataaatttattttagatctATATATCTGTCGGtctattattgtttttattctaGATTGAAAACCCTGGACAGTTTGCCTTAAAGATAAGTCAAGCCAAGCTATGTGGCCTGCTTTTGATTAGTTGATTATTCAAAGACAACATCATTCATAGAATGATAAATTaatgtatttcatttaaaatgatgtTTAACTCAGAGAATTGGTACCTACTCACATTATATGGTGTGAATATTATTGACAATAACATTTGTAATAGGAAATAAATTCTCACCTTCTGCCTAGTACCATTATAAGCATCTTAAGTTTGTATACTTTTACTCAGTCCTAATCCTCACAAAAATCCTATGAAGCAGATAGTATTGTTATCTTCCTCACTTCATAGTTAAGGAATCCGAGTGTTAAGCCACTTGCCAACAGTTAGAGAATTTGGACATCAGTAGTCTGGCTTCAGGGGTTTCTGTTGTTAAGCCCTTATTGTGTTGTCTATTTTACTACTTTTCTGCCTTTCCTGTGTTCAGTACTCCTCACTTTGCAAACTCAGGGACCACTCATTCTGAGAATGTATCTGATAGGCCTTTTGTCTGGGTTTTTACTGTTCACAATGCAAAACCCAGGGAAGGATTCTATTTGGACAGAGAAGTTCACATTAAATGACTACTACATTATCATCAAAGTAAAATGAGATTGCTGGAAACTTTTTAAACTAGTGCAAATGTGTTGCTTATGAGAACATAAAAGGAGGCCAGTAGGTCATATGGTTTGTTTATAATTCCTTTTAATTACTGTTTCTTTCTATTAGTTGTTTGCAAACATTAAATTATAGGGTAGATGAATGAAGAGGAAATTATATAGATATCATAAAGCTAAAAGAAGTGACATATAAAACTGCCATGAAAATATACAGTATAAAGGAAACAATACCTCAACTCACTTCACTTAATGGTAAAGAGAGCAGATTCCTAGTTGAAAAGAAAATACTCCTTTTTGCTCTGATACTTACTTATGGAACAAAACTTGTATCCTGTGATTTAAGTACTATCAATGTCAGTTgctttctgtatgtgtgtatatatatatatatatatatatgtgtgtgtgtgtgtgtgtgtgtatacactttttttttttttttttttgcagtttacAGCTTTAATCAGTTGTCATCCACCTTGactctagattttttaaaatggtgaCCGATATGTAGGTAACCAAAGTGTAGAGCTTATTTGGAAAATCTTCATTCTCATTATGTTTTCTGAACAATCTCATGTGGATGTGGTATTGGAGGTTGCTTATTCCTGTAGCCCAGACAGCTTTGCTGAGCCTGGTAGCAGTGTGCACATCTGGAGTCCCCATCTCTTTCATGGTGAACTTCCAGATTTCTTGGAGTGTCCCAGGATCATGCTTCTTGGAACTCACTCCATGGATGTGCTTGTGAATGTTGATTGTACACTTTTGGGTCACCACTTTGTTGATGGCAGAATGGCATTTCTTATTTTTGCCACCCTTCATTATGGGAGCCATCTTGTGGGAGCTAAGTTGGAAAGGAGTCTGTGTATTGTAATGTGTATGTGAGGATGAAGATTCCTTTGTGAAGAATATAGGAACCATTTAGACAATAGATATATTTTCTGAAGTAATGTATGGTGAAAGTAAGGCTGCTAACCTCTCTGATCATCTAgaagaataattaaaaaattagaaatgagagCAAAACTTATCTCCATgtcattattgtaaaaattattttgggggcACCTTAGGGGATATCAAAGGGTTTTGCCAGCTGTATTCATGGGAATTGTACCCATTCATTCTTCAATGAGTCCTGTTGGAACAGAAATAGCAGGGGGTGAGGTATTGCATGTCAGTATTGGTTACAATCCTCAACAATTGAGATAGCTGTTTACCCAAATCAAAATAAGAGAGAAGCATGGGGctagcactgcggcatagtgggtaaagctgccacctgcagtgcctccatcccatatgggctccaggtctagtcccagctgctccacttctgatctagctctctgctatggcctgggaaagcagtggaagacatcccaagcccttggacccctgcacccacttggaagacccagaagaagctcctggctcctggcttttgatctgtgcagatccagctgttgtggccagtttggggggtgaaccagtggatttaagacctccctctttctctctctctgcttctgcctcttgtaattctgcctttcaaataaataaataaataaataaataaattaaaagagaagcaAAGAACAACCAGTAAGGGCCTAGGGCTTATTCATTTATAATCTCCCAGAAACCTTTAGTCTGCCAGGGACTGTACCTTAGTAcagcacaaagagaaaaagagtaagTCTCATTCTCTGCTCTTAAAAGACTCATGGTCATGGTATGGTAAAA encodes:
- the LOC133765263 gene encoding large ribosomal subunit protein eL31-like, producing the protein MAPIMKGGKNKKCHSAINKVVTQKCTINIHKHIHGVSSKKHDPGTLQEIWKFTMKEMGTPDVHTATRLSKAVWATGISNLQYHIHMRLFRKHNENEDFPNKLYTLVTYISVTILKNLESRWMTTD